Genomic segment of Canis aureus isolate CA01 chromosome 16, VMU_Caureus_v.1.0, whole genome shotgun sequence:
GAGTCATGGGCCCTCTCTGGGCCCGTCTATCACTCTGCAGAATTGGGGACTGGCACCTATCCTCAGAACCCGCATGGATTTGTTCTGTGGTCACCGCTTTCTTACAGCCGTAACAAACCACGAAGCTCTGCTGGGTGGATATGGAATATCTTTAATGCCCCTATTTCTTTTCGGGCTGCGTGTGGCTGTGCTCCAAAGTACTCTGCCATCACTCCTTGGGGCACAGGTCTCGGGGTTCCGGTTCACAAGGGGGCGTGGGTTGACATGCTCCTCTGCACCTTCCCGCCCTTCCTCTTGTGGAGCCCCATCCAGGGCAGGCCAGTGTcatgggcctgggcctgggcctgggcccgggCTTGGCCCAGCACTGAGGGCGGTGGCATCAGCGGCACGAGCTCCTCCGAGGACCCGGGGGAGGCCTGAGGCAGCTCGTCGGGGTCCAGGTTGGCATCGTTCCAGCCCTCGGAGCTATCACTGTGGACATCCAGACCACTGGCCTCATCCTCAGATGCGGTGGTGGCCTCGGCCTCGTCCTCTTCCAGGTTGCTGTCCAAGTCCCCTGCCAGGTGGCCGGTGGCCCCCTCAAACTTGCCGGCTGTGTGGACGTCTGCTgtctcctcctgcttctgctcagAGCCAAATGAAGGGGCGTCATGGAGCCCCGCCACGGGCTGGGCGGGCGTCTTGGCTCTGGCCTGGCCGGTCCAGAAGAGGGTGAGCTCTTGGCGGCAGGCGGCCACAGCCAGGCTGGTGAGCAGGGTGCTGGACACCAGGTACAGTAGGGCGGGCTGGCCCATCTGCATGAGGACCATGGCGATGAAAGTGACCAGCAGGCCCACGGCGTAGGCCGCGGTGCAGGCCACAAAGTAGACCTGGCGCGACTGGATTTGCACATCAAAGCGGTGACAGTAGGCCACCAGAAAGCCAGGGACCACGATGTCACCAAAGCCGAGGATGGAGAAGGGCTGGTCGCACAGGGTCAGGGCTGAGAAGCTCAGCCGCGGCACCCTGAGCACCATGGGCAGCCTCTCGTGGCTCGAGGAATCCACGGGGCCCGAGGCCACCTCCACCATGATGCTCTCCCCGGTCCTGGTGAGGAGGGGCGTGATGAAGACGAAGAAGACGTCAAAGGCCAGCAGGGCCAGCAGGAAAGAGGCGCAGTTCTTGAGCGTGGGCAGCCGCACCCGCCGCAGGACGAAAAGGCAGTAGGCCACCCCCAGGGCGTCCTGCAGGAGCCAGGCCCAGCGGTCCTCGTTGCGGTGGGCCACCCAGGCGGCGGTGACCGCGGCGCACAGGCCGGCCAGCAGCAGCAGGGGCAGCCGCGGACAGGCCCGCGGGCCggccgggggccgcggggagaGCTGCGGGGGCAGGCGGCGCGCCAGGGGCGCCAGGCAGCTGTAGAGGCCGGTGCCCGcgcccaggccgaaggtggcgatCAGGACGTAGACGAAGCCGTCGTAGAAGAAGTAGAGCAGCAGCATGATGGAGCAGGACATGGTGACCACGGCCCCGGCCACGGCTGGCGTGAAGTCCACCGACGCGTCCTCGGctccctccgccgccgccgcctcccccggGGCCGCCGCGCCTCCCCCGGCCCCTCGGGCCCCGCGCCGCAGCCGCTCGGCCTCGCTCAGGCCGGCCCAGTAGCCGCCGGCGGCCACGGTGCCCACGGCCAGGAGGAAGAGGACCACCACGTTGCAGTCGAGGCCGGGCTCGGGGGGCGCGTACAGGGCCGCGCGCACCGAGGCGCTGCAGTGCGTGTGGCTGAGGATGTCGAGCAGGTCGGCGTGGCGCAGCTCGGCCACGGGGATGGTGAGGCCCGGCCGCGGCGCCCGGCGCTCCTGGGGGCCCGGGCTGCTGTCCGAGCACTGCCGGCCGCCGAGCCGGCTCACGATGAGCAGCCCGTGGGCGCCGCggccctgagccagccagcccTTCGCGTGGAGGCTGCAGTTGCCCCTCATGACCATGGCGGTGGCCTGGCGCAGGGGCCGCGCCCGGGCCGGGGAGTCCTTGCCCGGGCACCAGGGTGCCGCGGTGCCATCGTGCAGGGGCAGGAGCGGCGCGTGGTGCAGGTCCCGCGGCAGGGTGACGTGGTCGGAGCTGAACAGGACGCAGTAGTCCTTGCTCCAGTTCTCTGACACCACGTGGACCACGCCGTACTGCCTCCGGGCGGTGGTGCtcgtgaggaggaggaggaggaagcccaGGCACGCCATCCTCCCCAGCCACCCGCGCTGCGCCCCACGGTGGCAGCGGctcccagccccggcctcctcccagGGGCTGGGTGTGGCCCTCTGTCATAGAGCAGCCTTGCCTCCTGTCTGGGAGCTGGAGCCACACCTACCTGGTCACaaagcctgcagcctggggcctaGGGCACTGCTTTGGAGCACTGGGTCCCTCTTAGATGCCTGTCCCACCACCCCACCTCCGGTAGAGAGGTTGCCCAGGTCCCCGCTCTCTGCTCAGCCCCTGGCGGGCCTGGATCAGGTAATTTGAAATTAATGCCGAGGGGCTGGGGTTGAGGATCCCAGACGTGAGTTCTGGACCAACTTTGGCCCTCACTGACTGGGCTCCGGGGCAGATGCCTCTCCCCTCGGCGCTTGTTTTTCCAGCCGCCCAGAAATGAGAACATGGGACTCGAGGGTTCCTGAGGGCCCTGGGAGCCCTGACCTCAGTGACCTTGCCAACttgtattgagcacttactaagtGCCACATACTCTTATCTGTACTCATTACGTCCTTGCAGGGAGGTATTACTGTATCCAGCTTGggtggggaggcggggcggggaggctgTGTGCCCTCCTTCAAAAGCCACGCTCTTTTGTATTGACACATGaccaaaatttcatttctagCTTCCCTTGGAGTTAGGAATGGCCATATGGTCAAGTTCTTGCCAATGGAATTGAGCAGAAATGATGTGAACCCCTCAGGAGCCTGGACGGAGATCATGAGGCTCCTTGTTCGTCTCTTCCCTTCTCACAAGCCAGTCATAGGCAGACCATTGTCTCTGGTGAGAGGACGCTGTCCTAAGGgatggaaagagaagaaggaaaggaagcgGGACCCTGGATGTCTACATGGAACAATGGTATGGGACGCTTACCACAGACTCTTGGATACATTGTCTTCCTTAAGCCCTCAGCTTATTGTGGGtctctttgttatagcagctttacCGTCCCTGAACACCTCCACTTCATGGCTGAGTAAACCTGAGCTTAGAGAAGCCCACCCCACAGACCCCAGCCGCAGGCCTCAGATCCAGCCCCCACAACTGACACCTCCCTTAGGTCTTGCCCTGTCCAGGGTGCTGCCCGGCTCCCTGacagcatcaggcttcctggccATGCAGCTCTGCCTCCCGCCCGAAGGCCTCACCTGCCGCTTGCTCTCATCCTAAAGGCCTGTGCTCCAATGGTCTCCCCCTGACCACGGCCAGGAGCAAACACTTCTTAGCACTTGTTATCACAACTCAAGTCTTTGCTTATATGTTTCCTAGTTTATTTTCTGTGTCTCCCTGGTTGAGTTCCATGAAGACAGAGACCTTGTCTATCTCTCTGCCACTCTCAGATTCTGGAAGAGCAAGTGATAGAATTCTAATATGTGTGGGATGTGTGAGTTCATGACCTTGTTTTCCACTAGAAGGGACTGAGGCATTGGGCAATGAAGAGACTTTTCCAAGGTGACACGTGAGTGGTAGAGACAAGATTAAAACCCAGCATGCTGGGTGGAGGAGCTTCTGGCTAACCCTGCTGTGCTCTGCACAGTGTACTCAGGGAACTGTGGCTGGCCCACTTGTCTCAGAGGATGGGGATTGGCCAGCAGATGtgtgtgttgaaaaaaaaaatcggttGAAGAGGGGACCCATTAAAAAGTCATCTCCACACTTTACATTTAGTATTTGGAGGTGAGACCTTTGGGAGGTAAGAGTGTCATCAGAgtggagccctcaggaatgggCTTGTTtcctcataagagacacaggagagaggatCTCACTCTCTGCTTTTTGAGGATTCAGTCTGATGGCGgctgtctgcaaaccaggaagagagctctcccGAGGAACGCGCTTAGCCAGCCCCTTGATCTCACACTTCCCAACCTCTTGGAACTGTGCAAAATTGTTCATGTTGTTTACGCCCCTAGCCTATTTGTTATATGGCCTGAGCTGACTGAGAcaaagtccaggatcaaggtgttggcagggccatgctccgtTGGAGACTCTGGGTAGGACCCTTCCTCATACCCTTCCCCAGCCCTTCTTCATCTGGATGGTGGCTGGcaatctttggttttcttttcctcgCCTACAGCCATAccactcccatctctgcctctgctgTCACCGGACGTTCTCTCTCAGACTGCATTGAGGGCCCATCCAGTGACCTTATCTTAACACgcttatatctgcaaagaccccatttccaaataaggtcacatttacagGTCCTGGAGTTTAGAATTCCAACATATCATTTtgggaacacaattcaacctataaaacacattttattttcactttgatGGAGCGCACAGTCACTGATCTCCTTAACACGTCTGCATCGATTATGGGCCCATCCCCCAGCATTCCAAGTCGCCTTCCTTACAAAATCTGCGCTGATGCGACACCATTCCCAACATCCAGCTTTGGGTTCATTGGGATGGAAGGCAGGCTGAAAGGACCTTGCGAAGTGGTTGGCAACTAGAACCACGTAGACTGCCAATCTCTTCCCACCCAGGTATTTACATTCGTCTCACCCCCACCTGGGTTGACAGCTAGTTGTTTGTGTGACTCAGATTGTGTCTTTCAATAGAGTTTTCAGAAGAGACAACATTTCTCCTTGTTTGTACAATTCTGTTTCATCCATGGCTCTAACGTTTAATTCGATTACAAACAGTAATTATAATGACAAGGTAACTGTCAGAAATATGTTAGGGAGCAAAGCCAGCAGACTAGTGAGCATACTCCCGGCTGGGGACAGGGACACgtggcagggcctggggcctggggaaggCTGCCAGCCACTCCTGCCATGGGATCCCATTGCAGGGAAGCACTGGCACGTTGGTCAGGGGCGGTCAGGAAAGTAAGACCTCTCTGCATTCCAGCCAGCCCCTTCCTGAGTGCTGTGATAATAAAACTGTCTCGGCCTCAGCTGATGTTGCTTTTATTCTCACTTGGGGCTCTGCTCTCCCAATAGGGGGTCTTGGGTTTCCTACAAACAGACCAGCACACCCACTGAGGCAGCTATGGTTAAAAACACAGAGAGTAACAAgttctggtgaagatgtggagaaattggaactctcctACGGTGCTGGCGGGAATGTGGAATGGTGCAGCCACCAGCCTGTATGTAGAAAGCAGTTTGGCGGGTCCTCAGTAAGTGAAGcgtagagttaccatatgacccagcaatcccacccTCTGGGGGTACCTAACAAAGGGAttgaaaacaggtgttcaaaaaaatgtacatgaatattcatagcagcactattcgcAGTAACTTGGAACAGGTGGAGAGAAACCAAATGCCCTTCAACGGGTGAATGGATAGCACGGTctctccatacaatggaatatcattcagccgtAAAAAGGAACGAAGTCCTGATACCTGCTATGATGTGcatgaatcttgaaaacactgtgctaagtgaaagaaaccagacacgaAAGGACACTATTGTATGACTCTAACttttatgaaatatccagaacagggAAAGCTATAGAGACAGAGCAGGTTCGTAGTGGCCAGAGGCTAGGAAGGTGGGATGGGAGGTGACAGCTTAATGGAAATGGGATTTCCATTATGGAGATGAACACGTTCTGGAACTAGACCAGCCTGTGCCCCTATTTGGGGTTCAGAAACACAGGATTCCCCAAAAAAGCCTGCTCCCACCCTTCTTCTCTGATCTACCCTGGGTTCCTGGTGTCCTGGCTCAAAGAATTCTCTTGAGGCTCATTCCCTCTGAGGTTCTTCCTGGGACCCGGCTCACTGAAGGCTTTTGAGTGTCTTTCTAATCGCTGCTTCCCCAGATCCTCCGgatccacccccagcccccacagcccTGGAGTTGGTCTTCTCTGTGGCTGCTTGGGCCCAGACAGTGCCCTGCACAATGCTCTGGGAGGTGCCATCATACCAGTGGCCGATGCTGTGTTTCTGCTCCAAGACTCTGCAGCCTGGCCCACCTCTCTCTCCAGATTCCATCCCTTTCTTTGAAGGCATCCCCCTGTATCTGCAGCTTCTGCTCCCTCCCTGCTGTTCCTCTTAGCTATGGCCTGGGCTCTCAGGGTCACTGTCCCAGGCAAGCCAGGGgcagtgtctctgccttctgtctGGGGACCTAGGGGGGCACCTGGAGCATTTATCTTTATCCACTTGGAGCAGCAAGGACAGCTGACCTCACAGCAGGACTTAGCCCAGTGTGGCTGCTCAGGAAGGGAGAAGATGGTGCCCGGCTTACCTGGCCACTCACTGCCCTTGCTACCTGGCCCAGTGCTGGCCTAGATGCATGTCTTAGAGGTGGTATAGACACTGAGAGAGGACTGGGTCACCACCTGCTCCCTCCCCAACTATCCCAATAATGAAGGCAAGAGGCAGGAGCACCTCCAGGTCCACCTCCACGTCGTCCCCCGCCCTAACTGGGTGCCCGCTCCACTCTCCCTTTTTCCTCTTGGcacactgagcacagggcccccACGCCTGCTTCTGCCCCCACCTGCCTTGGCCCAGTGGGGCGATGAGGCTGGGTGGCAGGCATCTGTCCAGGACCCccggaaggggcagagagagtgggTGGGAGTCTGGAGGCTGAAGATAGTCTCTGGAGTTACCTCTAAACAATGATCTCATCAATGTTTCCAACACACTTAgacctttgaaaaatatatgtgttgCAGGCCTGTCTTGAGCCCGAGCCTGACCAGTTGGATCTGCAGAGGTTGGTGGGCTGTAAAAGTAGGGGTAGGAGGCAATGCTCTGGCATGAAACAGCGACAGGGCTGGGACACTGGGAGGCTGGCAGCCTGGAGGCTGGGCTGCTTAGGAGTGGCCCCCCGAAGCCCATGCTTTGCAGGTGCCAACTTTGTCTCTGAATGCTGTTTGTCCACAAACTAGGGAAACTGAGGACTTTCCCTAGGGAGGGTATTGGAGGAGgcagtggggcagggagaggcattCTACAAAGAACTCCTGCTGCATACGGCTAAACACGGTAGAGGCTGAGTGAGGCCAGCCTAGGTGCACATCCGGCCATGCCAGCCACGCTGGGGGCTCTGAGGCAGGCCTCAGGCCCTCTTTGTGCCTTCTTTTccccatctgttaaatggggataaCAGCCCCTGCCTCACAGGGTGTGGTATGAAGAATAGGTGAGCCGCTGGGCTGTGCCTGGCACCCGAGAAGCACTCAATCAACGATAGCATTGCTGGTGTTGGAATGCAGAAAACAGCCCTCGTTTCTCTTTGGACTGAGGATGGGCAGTTGAGTTTAAAGTCAGAGGACTCCATGAGATGATCCTGAGACCCTTAAGCTGGAGGCTG
This window contains:
- the SPPL2C gene encoding signal peptide peptidase-like 2C, producing the protein MACLGFLLLLLTSTTARRQYGVVHVVSENWSKDYCVLFSSDHVTLPRDLHHAPLLPLHDGTAAPWCPGKDSPARARPLRQATAMVMRGNCSLHAKGWLAQGRGAHGLLIVSRLGGRQCSDSSPGPQERRAPRPGLTIPVAELRHADLLDILSHTHCSASVRAALYAPPEPGLDCNVVVLFLLAVGTVAAGGYWAGLSEAERLRRGARGAGGGAAAPGEAAAAEGAEDASVDFTPAVAGAVVTMSCSIMLLLYFFYDGFVYVLIATFGLGAGTGLYSCLAPLARRLPPQLSPRPPAGPRACPRLPLLLLAGLCAAVTAAWVAHRNEDRWAWLLQDALGVAYCLFVLRRVRLPTLKNCASFLLALLAFDVFFVFITPLLTRTGESIMVEVASGPVDSSSHERLPMVLRVPRLSFSALTLCDQPFSILGFGDIVVPGFLVAYCHRFDVQIQSRQVYFVACTAAYAVGLLVTFIAMVLMQMGQPALLYLVSSTLLTSLAVAACRQELTLFWTGQARAKTPAQPVAGLHDAPSFGSEQKQEETADVHTAGKFEGATGHLAGDLDSNLEEDEAEATTASEDEASGLDVHSDSSEGWNDANLDPDELPQASPGSSEELVPLMPPPSVLGQARAQAQAQAHDTGLPWMGLHKRKGGKVQRSMSTHAPL